The genomic window TCAGCTGCATCTCCCTCGTGGAAGGAGCACCGCAAGAAAGCCAGCCATGGCCTGGGGCCGAATGGAGGATGCCGCGACCAGCTGAGAAGAGCAGGTGAGTTCGGGAGCCGACCGCGGCCTCCCACGGTCCGGGTtttcaacagtaccccccctcctatgtCCCCTCCCCAGAAGTCCAGGTTTGCTTGGATGGTCCcggtggaactgatgaagaagAGATTTATCCAGTATGTTAGAAGCAGGTTCCCAagtgttctcctcaggaccacaaccttcccaggagagaaggtattcccatctCCTATGGTAGAAGCATACATCTAAGACATCACGTACTTGGTAAATGGTCTCCTGTTCTGCTACCGGTTTGGAGGGTTCCAGGGGATTTTTGTGGAAGACCGACAGAATCAGTGGTTTAAGTagtgacacatggaacacattgtAAATCTTCAGAGTAGATGGAAGGCGCAAGTGATAGAAACCGTACCCACTCGCTCTATGACCATAAATGGACCAATGTATTTAGGTGCCAAGCACATGGAGGGAATCTGGAGACAAATGTGCTTGGTGCTCACCCAGACTTTATCTCCTGGGTTGAAAATAGCAGCTGGATAATGATGTTTATCAGCATTCTTCTTGGCTGTGTCAGCTGTTTGCGGGAATTTGTTCTGCGTAGATTCCCAGAGGGTTTGAAGCTGTTGAGCTGTGAGCTGAGCCGCAGGTGAAGGCACGGTCAGTGGAAGCGGCAACGAAGTGTTTAGTTGTTTACCATAAACAAGATGGAAAGGAGACGCTCCGGTTGCAGAATGAACCTGGTGGTTAtatgaaaattcagcccatggcaGTAGAGACACCCAATCATCCTGCTTGTCTCCTATGAAGGATCGGAGGAAGGCCTTTAAAGACCGATTAGTTTGTTCTGCCTGTCCATTGCTTTGCGGGTGCAAAGCAGATGTAAAGTCCAAATGAACCCCAAACCTTTTACAGAGTGCCCTCTAATATTTAGCGGTAAATTGTGAGCCTTGGTCTGAAGCGATGTGAAGTGGTAGTCCATGAGTGCGGAATATATGTTGGGTAAAGAGTTGTGCCAGTTCGGGTGCAGTTGGAAGCTTGGCTAGAgaaacaaagtgagccattttagaaaatctgtcGACAGTAACCCAGATGACGGTTTTCTCTTCAGACAGAGGTAAGTCCACTACAAAGTCTGTAGagagatgggtccatggttctgttGGTATAAGAAGCggttgtagaagaccccaaggATGTCTTGGCAAGGGTTTCTGTCTAGCGCAGGTAGGACATGAACTGACATAAACTTGGACATCCCTCCTGACATGTGGCCACCAATCGTATCTTGTTAGCAGCTCTAGGGTTTGTGCCTTACTGGGGTGCCCCGCTGttagggagtcatgggcccaagataGGACCTCCCTACTTCAGTGGAGAGGAACAACAGTTTTGCCCATGGGGACTACATTTGTGATGGCTATAAGGAATTAGCTGACTCTAGAATGTATTGAGGAGTGGTAGAAGTGTCTTCTGTCTCAGTAGTGCGGGAGAGAGCGTCTGAACGAAATTTCTTTGATGTGGGTCTGTAGCACAGAGAGAAATTGAAATGGCTGAAGAATAAGAACCATCGAACTTGCCTGGGGTTCAGGCGCTGAGCCCGACACAggaattccaggttcttgtgatctgtatagacAATGATAGGATGTTGGacccccctccagccactgataCCATGCCTAAAATGCTAGTtttatggccaaaagttccttatcCCCTATGCTGTAGTTTTTTTCAGCAGCAGAAAACTTCCGAAAGAAGTATGAGCATGGAAGTAACTTGCCCTTGAAGAAATTTGACTGCGAACAGCCCCCACAGCTAAATCTGATGCATCTACATCTACAATGAAAGGTCGCTGAGGGTCCGAGTGATATAGACAAGTGTCTAAGAGAAAGGCTTTCTTTAGATCCTTGAAAGCATGTTGGGCTGCTGGAGACCAATCTTTAGCGTTAGCTCCCTTCTTAGTGAAGACAGTAAGTGCAGCCACCCTTTGTGAATAATGGGGTATGAATTGCCGGTAGaagtttgtgaatccaaggaatcgctggagAGCTTTGATGCCTACTGGCAGAGGCCAATCTTCAATGGCGGATACTTCGTCGGGATCCATATGAAATCCTGTAGAGGACACAATATATCCCAGAAATGGCAGAGATTCTTGCTCAAAtaggcacttttcaagcttagcAAATAGGCAGTTGTCCCTAAGTTTCTGTAACACTTTCTTGACTTGTTGCCGATGCGTAGTGAGGTCTTTGGAATATATTAGTAcatcatccagatatactatgacTGAGGAATGAAGCATATCTCGTAGGActtcgttcatcaggttttggaaaaCCGCAGGAGCATTACACAAGCCAAATGGCATaaccaggtactcataatgcccatcacgagtgttgaaagcggttttccactcatctcctggTCGTATTCTAACTAGATTGTAGGCCCCCCGGAGATCAAGTTTGGTGAAGACCTTGGCTCCCTGTAGCCGGTCTAGGAATTCCGGGATGAGCAGTAACGGGTATCTGTCCCGATGGGTAATGGCATTGAGGCCACGGTAATCTATACAAGGTCTGAGTGAGCCATCCtttttttgcaacaaaaaagaatctggctccCGCTGGTGAGGTCGAGAGTCGAAAAAATCCTCTGTccaaattctcctggatgtagCGGGACATGGCTTTTGTCTCTGGAAGAGATAGAGGGTATACACGCCCTCTGGGTGGCATGTTGCCCGGAAGTAAGTATATAGTACTATGAAAGGGACGGTGTTCTGGAAGAAGTTCTGCCTTTTCTTTCAAGAATATTTCCAAGTATTCGGAGTATTGCATTGGCAAAGATAATGGAGTAATGTATAGGGGTATGCAAGGTCGTGGAATTGCAGGCAGACATGAAGAAAAGCAAGATGGGCTCCAGGACATTATTTGGAGATTATCCCACTGGATGACGGGTGAATGCTTCTGGATCCACGGCAAGCCAAAGACTAAAGGATGAATGGCTTTCTCTAGAACCAGAAAGGAAATCTCTTCGCTGTGAAGAACTCCTGTGCGAAGAGTCACCGGAGTCGTAGAGGCAAACTTACAGCTTGGGAGTGGTGTGCCATGGATGGAAGAGATCCGTAGTGGTGGCGTGCAAGGCTGTACAGAAAGTTGCAGCTGTTGTACGAGGTCTGCCAAGATAAGGTTTCCCCCAGCTCCAGAGTCAATGAAGGCAAGAGTGGAGAATGTTCCCCCAGAATATTCAAGGTTAACTggaacagtacattgaggagcgggatttacacagcctagggtcagctccccaatgaCTCCTAGGCCCTAGAGTTTTCCGGCCGCTCACTGCATTAAGCCAGCAGATGGCCCTTACCAccacagtaaagacagaggcctAGAGAGTGATGGCGCTTCCTCTCTTCTGGGGTCAGAGGGATGCGTCCCAGCTGCATAAGTTCTTCTCTGCGACTGGTCGAGGAATCGGACGAGGAAGCCAGAGGACATGAGaaggagggagccagtgagacTGCCCTTCTAGCAGGCTTGACTTTCTGAGCTTGTTGCTGAAGCCGGCAGTCAATCCGACCTGCGAGGTCTATTAGAGTCTCAACGTCCTCTGGGAGATTCCGAGCAGCGAGTTCATCCTTTATTCGGGGAGACAAGCCTTCCAAGACAATGCTCCGCAAGCTATCATCTCGCTAACCTAGCTCCGATGCTAGTGTGCGGAACTCCACTGCGTAATCAACCAGAAGGCGGGACCCCTGACGGAGGAGCAAGACTTCAGTAGCGGGAGTAGATTGCTGAGCTGGTTAATCAAATACAGTCATGAACACGTGGATAAACTGCTGCATATCCCCAAGCAAGGAGTCGCCTTGTTCCCAAAGTTGTGAGGCCCAAGCTAGGGCTCACCCATCCAAAAGGGATAGCATGTATGTTGTTTTAATCTGGTCTGATGGGAACTGCGCTGGTTGCAAGGCAAATCTCATGAAATAATGGTTCAAAAAGCCACGGCACTGGTTTGGATCTCCTGCATATTGTGGCGGTGCTGGTAGGTGTAACGATGCGGCTggtccaggaacaggagccgGGACTGGAGGTGGCACTGCTACAGGAGGGCTACCATCCAGGCAATTAGCCAATCTCTCCATGGTAGCCACCACGACATCtaagcagtgttgctgctgctgcagacttTGAGCCATGCCAGGAATGGCTTGAAGACCAGAAAGATCCACCAGGTCCACGCCTTGGTAAACTATTacggatgtggacccttgagccggctagagtgTATAGGTGATCCGCTGAAGGATGGGCTCCAGTGGAACTCGTAGCCAGGAGGCGGaccaggaccaggagacctgacaggaccttcacctataccaaccctcgttccccgtaagttgagcccttgggtgccggggccggcaggacaggCGGGGTCTCCTGGCGAAGAGGAATCCGGTAGATGGTCTGAGTCAAGGCAGGTGGAAGAGCAGAGGAGATGGGGTCAGTCcggaggtcatggcaggcagcagaggagcaAGACGAAGAGACAGACcggaagtcaaggcaggcagcagacagcggaGACCAGAGACAAGCCAGGGATCAAGATGGGCAGCAATGGGGAATACCAGAAgatgagccgaagtcaggaaAAAGAGAGTCAAGCTGAAGTAAGGTCAGGATCTGGAGTACAGAGGTGGGAACGgagaaggaatcaggaacaagctggaatggagcaggaatcaggaacaagctagAACTGCAACTAGTAACTCCCaggagtcgacctgttgccaaggcaaggagttgTGCTCTagactgggtttaaataccctagagcgtctgatgtcatcccagGGGCCGGACTGAGGTTTCCcgccctggcccctttaaatttggagCTCCTGCACGTGCGAGCACCTAAGGGGCAGAGTCTGCAGTGAAGGAccgcggcatctccctcgtggaagGAGAGCTGCTAGAAGACCCAGCCATGGCCCGGGGCCGAACAGAGGATGCTGCAACCAGCTGAGAAGAACAGGAGGTGAGTTGGGGAGCCGACTGCGGACCCCCGCAGTCTGGGTTCTCAACAGCAAGCTTCTTTAAGGCAGCAGAAACTATGACCTGCAGGGAGACCTTTAGGATGCAGATTCCTGTTTGTTTCTTGCATCCTGCCCTGGAGAAGCTGGGAACTCTCCGAGAGAACAGAGCAAATATCCTTGAAGCCTGATTCAGTTCTGTGATTGCTGTTACAATACTATGGGACAGGGGTATTGAGcgtttctctcacagacacaaaatTGGAAGAACCCCTTAATACATCCAACTCATGTCACTTCTTTCATGCTTATCAGCACTGTACTATGTTAGTGGTATAAATAAGTATAATGCTATTTACCATAGTGCCTTGCTAGTCTTTctagaattaaaagaaaataaatagtgTTAAAGAAAGATTGACAAAGTATGACAACACAAAGAATGGGCTACTGCACTATGAATCTATACAAAGGTTttatgatattctcaattttgttttctattcttttccaaataattcctaataatctATTTCCTTTCTTCAACTGTTGCCAAACCCTAAGCTGAAGCTATCaagatattgtccacaaggattatGAGGACCTTTCCTGGGTGCTGACTTCTAACACTGAACCCAGCATAATTAACCTGTAGTTTGGATtctttttccctacatgcatcactttgcacttgtccacattaaattgcatctgccatttagaagctcaATCTCCTAGTCTtataaggtccttctgcagttcctcacaatctgctactGTTTTATAGATCCAAAGCAATTTTGGCCCCGCATTCCTCTGCCTGACAGATTTTGTGTAGCATTTGACTGGATCCCATGCTGCATCCGGGCCTCAAAGTAGAGGGTTGGCAGGAGACAGAGTGGGCAGGGAGACCATAGCATCTGCCATCATGGAGCAGAAGGAGACAGCGGCAGCATCATTGGTGGGCAGAAAGACAGAGGAAGAGACAGCATCGGTCCATGCTAGAaataggggcattctgggatgaaAACAGGACAGCAGTGACAGCTATGACTCAGAGAATACTGCAGAGgctgaaagggaaggggaggggagaaagagagagagagcttggaaGGTGGCTAGGGATGAGAAAGAGAGGCTGGAAgtgggtaggagagagagagagagagagggtgaaggcggtaggagagaaagagagggggtgaagggggtaggagagagagagagagagggtgaagggggtaggagagagagagagagagagagagtgaagggggtagaagaaaaagagaggtggggggggggggggggggggggagagagagccatgAGACAGAGTGATAGAAAGAGACTGGTGAGGGACAagagcctggggggagggggtgactaTTACAGTATGTTGGAAGGAATTCTGGGGCAAAAACAACTATGTCTTTATAATAACTGTTTctacattaaaaataatatataataatatatataatgatttattacattttaaacaaagaCAGTGACCATAGTGTATTacattaacaaataaaatattcaacATTTTACAATATTCTGCATTTTctcacagaattcccccaggagaatAGACTTTAGTACTTACGGCCTGTCGGGTTCTGCTGGGGGCTCCTCTAaggggggtttgggggaggggggccgggTAGAActaggggaggggttggggaagaAAGACAGCACAGGGGATTGGGGGTGAGACACAATAAGGGAAGTCTGAGGGGGCAGGGAAGTTTGGGAGGGGGGCCTAATATATATACTTTTAATGGAGGGGGTAGGGGATTCAGGGTCAGGAGAGGGCGGAGGTCTTGGAGAAGCCCCAAAAAGAAGTTTGTTCagactgcaaaaaagaa from Rhinatrema bivittatum chromosome 3, aRhiBiv1.1, whole genome shotgun sequence includes these protein-coding regions:
- the LOC115088750 gene encoding extensin-like, with product MEALTLELQNNLDNWQDSMAFFDRKCHLIEDCLNKLLFGASPRPPPSPDPESPTPSIKSIYIRPPSQTSLPPQTSLIVSHPQSPVLSFFPNPSPSSTRPPSPKPPLEEPPAEPDRPKTSKALWFRKIFRCFSGK